A genomic window from Cydia strobilella chromosome 26, ilCydStro3.1, whole genome shotgun sequence includes:
- the LOC134753315 gene encoding uncharacterized protein LOC134753315, translating to MGASMEVEPCVKGSVAGHVLMDAFGMVQGLSQLANLPDPPTDAIQVLLSSVQFDQTDQPGTASGHVSEQLNGKRKTPEKGKNICELCSRTYANKWGLKRHVEKAHPVKRKRLVETEVFECEECEYMCASHAALETHWKRHNSTEKTKSPRSKCAFCDKECIAIYDHYITKHKIESPEQIMFDNGNVLVHSSINPDKGKAPWFLKEKEKMNRYTDVTCRLCEAEPWFENREILESHYVMNHMVDPNMLENLKHVFRAKKGAHLIHLPASQPPKRRQSDIRTPIKKKVSIAGNEHKHGSKVNFERNDQASEPKRSGGFPCQECNEVYTTEALLNKHRNEIHVPKTENKTKQKKYQCCFCNKYIVGIYKHYGKVHDIDNPEQILFNNGNVLVRADIDTKCGQAPWFKTQKEKAENKYTPSTCRLCEADFSGAGVSLDRHYLKGHKVDQDVLKRLDNLQCMFRADNRAHLADLPTSTTKAKPQRRASSFQSTSRPGNFEIKLKSGPNAECDSKAGESEQNVTGLIIYQCAECGVAATTCDASIEHAQLHHFPLYTPIPQTCSVCQFSFEAQCFADHTLNHLNNNEYKIVKFHPSKLLDNWSDMFEGLSETHAGRIQSSSTYQHTRRVKMNSNMASGIPLYQCGKCEQYVRPKDVEGHCYNNICMENQDPGHFCSECEIYFFTSVALTEHEKDHKTYGPEYFRTVTFNCMEDELINRALQNIQKKSISKESSRDNTETQQMNRGKEITILENSVVSVFCDYCKKSIIYSEFEAHAATHNQSADSSQCEENQRTEEEPNSVESNVTSHNSGEVIPQTDVNDEENQETEEASQERNNVDSNLDGHNSGEVTPQTDVNDTVTNGGGTVEPWNSDTESCSLLAPVSSFDVRVEVHVEKQEDNDTNNYELQDILDEFSEEMANDLKHDIQLLRLKLFGMTYIPDENINNEELVDAKSESTEHGETSDDNKVQNINDKDKLIETTENELNSNDTTNTANQNANDSNDDNDIIIEIINDSDSDDEIEFQAEHRKSGAKPSSRDILTRMLSSPKKNV from the coding sequence ATGGGTGCGTCAATGGAAGTGGAGCCGTGCGTCAAAGGCTCCGTCGCGGGCCATGTCTTGATGGACGCCTTCGGTATGGTCCAGGGCTTGTCCCAACTGGCTAATTTACCTGACCCCCCAACAGACGCCATTCAGGTGCTCCTCTCCAGCGTCCAATTCGACCAAACTGACCAACCTGGGACAGCCAGTGGTCATGTCTCAGAACAACTAAATGGGAAACGTAAAACTCCGGAAAAAGGAAAGAATATTTGTGAACTTTGCTCTCGAACTTACGCCAATAAATGGGGTTTAAAAAGACACGTTGAAAAAGCACATCCGGTTAAACGTAAAAGGCTCGTGGAGACTGAAGTTTTTGAATGCGAAGAATGTGAATACATGTGCGCCTCCCATGCGGCACTTGAAACACATTGGAAAAGGCATAACTCTACAGAAAAAACAAAATCTCCGAGATCTAAGTGCGCTTTTTGCGACAAAGAATGCATAGCCATTTACGATCATTACATTACTAAACACAAGATTGAAAGTCCCGAGCAAATAATGTTTGACAACGGGAATGTACTGGTACATTCTTCTATAAACCCAGACAAAGGGAAGGCTCCGtggtttttaaaagaaaaagaaaaaatgaaTCGGTACACTGACGTCACCTGCCGATTATGCGAAGCGGAACCTTGGTTTGAAAATCGAGAGATTTTGGAAAGCCATTATGTGATGAACCATATGGTTGACCCGAATATGTTAGAGAACCTTAAACACGTGTTTAGGGCAAAGAAGGGGGCTCATTTGATCCATTTGCCTGCATCGCAGCCCCCGAAGCGCAGGCAGTCCGATATAAGAactccaattaaaaaaaaagtgtctaTTGCAGGGAATGAACATAAGCATGGCAGCAAAGTTAACTTTGAAAGAAATGACCAAGCGAGCGAACCCAAACGGAGTGGTGGATTTCCTTGTCAAGAATGCAATGAAGTGTACACCACGGAAGCgcttttaaataaacatagaaATGAAATTCATGTTCCTAAAACAGAAAACAAGACAAAACAGAAAAAGTATCAATGCTGTTTCTGTAACAAATATATTGTAGGCATTTATAAACACTACGGGAAAGTACACGACATTGATAATCCTGAGCAAATTCTGTTTAACAACGGAAACGTGCTAGTGCGTGCTGATATTGACACGAAATGTGGTCAGGCCCCGTGGTTTAAAACTCAAAAAGAAAAGGCGGAGAATAAATACACGCCGAGCACTTGCAGATTGTGTGAGGCTGATTTTTCGGGCGCTGGCGTAAGCCTGGATAGACATTACTTAAAAGGACATAAAGTTGATCAGGATGTGTTGAAAAGGCTTGATAATCTTCAGTGCATGTTCAGAGCTGACAATAGGGCGCATTTGGCTGATTTGCCCACCAGTACTACGAAGGCCAAGCCCCAGCGGAGAGCTTCATCGTTCCAAAGCACATCTCGCCCAGGAAACTTTGAAATCAAACTCAAATCTGGACCTAACGCTGAATGTGATTCGAAAGCAGGGGAGAGTGAGCAAAATGTGACTGGACTGATCATATATCAGTGCGCGGAATGCGGGGTAGCCGCGACCACTTGCGATGCCTCCATCGAGCACGCTCAGCTCCACCACTTTCCTCTCTACACGCCCATACCACAGACCTGCTCCGTCTGCCAATTCTCCTTCGAAGCTCAGTGCTTCGCTGATCACACATTGAACCATCTCAATAACAATGAGTACAAAATAGTAAAGTTCCATCCTTCTAAATTGCTGGACAATTGGTCTGACATGTTTGAAGGTTTGTCCGAAACTCACGCGGGCAGAATTCAGTCTTCCAGTACTTATCAGCACACTAGACGTGTTAAAATGAACTCGAATATGGCTTCAGGAATACCTCTGTATCAATGCGGCAAATGTGAGCAGTATGTTCGTCCGAAAGACGTTGAAGGGCactgttataataatatttgtatggaaaatcagGATCCAGGCCATTTTTGCTCGGAGTGCGAGATATACTTCTTCACTTCCGTAGCTCTGACGGAACATGAGAAAGACCATAAAACTTATGGACCCGAATATTTTAGAACAGTTACTTTCAACTGTATGGAAGATGAACTTATAAACAGAGCTTTGCAAAACATCCAAAAGAAGTCAATTTCTAAGGAATCTTCTCGAGATAACACTGAAACACAGCAGATGAATAGAGGGAAGGAGATTACAATTCTCGAAAATTCTGTGGTCAGTGTCTTttgtgattattgtaaaaaatcgATCATATATTCAGAGTTTGAGGCTCATGCAGCCACTCACAATCAAAGCGCAGATAGTTCGCAATGTGAAGAAAATCAGAGAACCGAAGAAGAACCAAATAGTGTAGAATCTAACGTTACAAGTCATAATTCTGGAGAAGTTATCCCTCAAACTGACGTTAACGATGAAGAGAATCAGGAGACCGAAGAAGCGTCACAAGAGCGAAATAATGTAGACTCTAACCTTGATGGGCATAATTCTGGAGAAGTTACCCCTCAAACTGACGTAAACGATACAGTGACCAACGGAGGAGGTACAGTGGAGCCATGGAATAGCGACACTGAGTCGTGCAGCCTCTTGGCCCCCGTGTCTTCCTTTGATGTTCGTGTAGAAGTTCATGTAGAGAAACAAGAAGATAACGATACCAATAATTATGAACTCCAAGATATTTTAGATGAATTTAGTGAAGAAATGGCAAATGATTTAAAACACGATATACAACTTCTGAGACTTAAGTTATTCGGCATGACTTATATACCAGATGAAAACATAAATAATGAAGAGTTGGTAGACGCGAAGAGTGAATCAACGGAACATGGAGAAACAAGTGACGATAATAAAGTTCAGAATATTAATGATAAAGATAAATTGATTGAAACAACTGAAAATGAATTAAATTCCAATGATACAACTAATACTGCAAATCAAAATGCAAACGATTcaaatgatgataatgatatcatcatcgaaataattaatgatagtgatagtgatgatgaAATAGAATTTCAAGCTGAACATCGAAAATCAGGTGCTAAGCCATCGTCAAGGGACATTTTAACTAGAATGCTGTCCAGTCCGAAGAAAAATGTTTAA